The Sneathiella sp. P13V-1 genome includes a window with the following:
- a CDS encoding FYDLN acid domain-containing protein encodes MAKPEWGAKHRCTSCGKPFYDMNKDPITCPACGSEHKPEKLLKSVPTPKKEAAPAKPVRTDDEEGSDLLLDDDEILEEEDVDLPDDDSDDDLSGVVSSPKMENEDL; translated from the coding sequence ATGGCAAAACCGGAATGGGGCGCGAAGCATCGGTGCACTTCTTGTGGTAAACCATTTTATGACATGAACAAGGACCCAATTACGTGTCCTGCCTGCGGATCAGAGCATAAGCCTGAAAAGCTGCTTAAATCCGTACCAACCCCAAAAAAGGAAGCGGCCCCAGCGAAGCCTGTGAGGACCGATGATGAAGAGGGATCAGATCTGCTTCTTGATGATGACGAGATTCTTGAAGAAGAAGATGTGGATCTTCCTGATGATGATAGTGATGACGACCTGAGCGGCGTTGTCTCATCACCAAAAATGGAAAACGAAGACCTGTAA
- the nthA gene encoding nitrile hydratase subunit alpha, with amino-acid sequence MGHNHKHSAPLPETVLRVKSLESLLVEKGLVKTEALDALVDRYENKVGPRNGAQVVAKAWSDPDYKARLMKDASAAIAELGYTGAQGEEIVAVENTPDVHNVVVCTLCSCYPWPVLGLPPVWYKSAPYRSRVVREPRAVLEEFGTHIPDDVEVRVWDSTAETRYLVIPERPEGTEGLSEEALADLVNRDSMIGTRKADSPEEAA; translated from the coding sequence ATGGGACATAATCATAAACATAGTGCGCCGCTGCCGGAGACGGTACTTCGGGTGAAAAGCCTGGAATCCCTGTTGGTGGAAAAGGGGCTTGTGAAAACCGAGGCGCTGGATGCCTTGGTGGATCGGTATGAAAACAAGGTCGGTCCCCGAAATGGGGCGCAAGTGGTCGCCAAAGCCTGGAGTGATCCTGACTATAAAGCCCGCTTGATGAAAGATGCGTCCGCCGCCATTGCAGAGCTTGGATATACAGGTGCGCAAGGCGAGGAAATTGTTGCCGTTGAAAACACCCCGGATGTTCATAACGTGGTGGTTTGCACCCTTTGTTCCTGCTACCCATGGCCGGTTCTGGGTCTGCCGCCGGTCTGGTATAAATCCGCGCCCTATCGCAGTCGCGTGGTGCGGGAGCCCCGCGCCGTTTTGGAAGAATTTGGCACCCATATTCCGGACGATGTGGAGGTGCGTGTTTGGGATAGCACGGCAGAGACCCGCTATCTGGTCATTCCGGAGCGCCCTGAAGGCACGGAAGGATTAAGCGAAGAGGCCCTTGCAGATCTTGTGAACCGGGACAGCATGATCGGGACCCGCAAAGCGGACAGCCCAGAGGAGGCGGCCTGA
- the nthB gene encoding nitrile hydratase subunit beta — MDGVHDMGGMHGMGPVEQEENEPVFHGEWEQRMFAMNNAVSALGVRNIDESRHARERMNPGKYLSSSYYEIWLDGLVRILSEKGLISEEELSGEVPPKPFTGEHRPALTADAVDPMMDKGATYTREDGKPASFKVGDRVKAKNIHPSGHTRLPRYARGATGEIIADYGLHVFADSSAHGDDDPQHLYSVRFTSRDLWGEDGHDNDAIYVDLWDDHLEASND, encoded by the coding sequence ATGGATGGTGTACATGATATGGGCGGCATGCATGGCATGGGCCCGGTTGAGCAAGAAGAGAACGAGCCGGTCTTCCACGGAGAGTGGGAGCAGCGTATGTTTGCCATGAATAATGCGGTAAGCGCCCTTGGGGTGCGCAATATTGACGAATCCCGACACGCCCGCGAACGCATGAACCCCGGTAAATATCTCAGCAGCAGTTACTATGAGATCTGGTTGGATGGGCTTGTGCGCATCCTGTCAGAAAAGGGGCTGATTTCCGAAGAGGAACTCAGCGGTGAGGTGCCTCCAAAACCTTTTACTGGGGAACATCGTCCGGCGCTGACGGCAGACGCCGTGGATCCCATGATGGACAAAGGGGCGACCTACACCCGTGAAGACGGTAAGCCTGCGAGTTTTAAAGTAGGGGATCGGGTGAAAGCCAAAAACATCCATCCAAGTGGTCACACCCGTCTTCCCCGTTACGCCCGCGGGGCTACGGGTGAAATCATTGCCGACTATGGACTGCATGTCTTCGCCGACAGCAGTGCCCATGGGGATGACGACCCGCAGCATCTTTATTCTGTGCGCTTTACCTCCCGCGATTTATGGGGGGAGGATGGTCACGATAATGACGCCATCTATGTGGATCTCTGGGATGATCATCTGGAGGCGTCCAATGACTGA
- a CDS encoding nitrile hydratase accessory protein, translating into MTEMNQALENMPIPHDEEGPVFDEPWQAQAFALTVKLNEAGHFSWPEWADIFGAEIATATKEGRGCGNEDYFLCWLAALEKIVAEKEILSTDQLLTRKEEWRHANEHTEHGEPIKLGAGH; encoded by the coding sequence ATGACTGAGATGAACCAGGCGCTGGAAAATATGCCGATCCCTCATGATGAGGAAGGCCCGGTTTTTGATGAGCCATGGCAGGCGCAGGCTTTTGCCTTGACGGTGAAGCTGAATGAAGCGGGGCATTTTTCCTGGCCAGAATGGGCGGATATCTTCGGAGCGGAGATTGCCACCGCGACTAAGGAAGGCCGGGGCTGCGGTAATGAAGATTACTTCCTGTGCTGGCTTGCGGCGCTTGAGAAAATCGTGGCGGAGAAGGAAATTTTGTCTACCGATCAGCTTCTGACCCGCAAAGAAGAATGGCGTCACGCAAATGAACATACGGAACATGGTGAGCCCATCAAATTGGGCGCAGGCCATTAA
- a CDS encoding GNAT family N-acetyltransferase → MHKTPDIKFKRLTEISPDLLLWQMNDARVTAHLPLKTGIWNHKSISDFIAKKETCWHRDGLGHQAIFDGNTYLGWGGFQKEGNEWDFGLVLSPTAFGYGLNLTQKFLKQARKDARIPYVTFLLPPSRRKLSALRKLGAVDIGTITYDGQEFRKFKIETK, encoded by the coding sequence ATGCACAAAACCCCAGACATAAAATTTAAACGTCTTACTGAAATTTCACCGGATTTATTGCTCTGGCAGATGAACGATGCGCGTGTCACCGCTCACCTTCCCCTTAAGACCGGGATCTGGAACCACAAGTCCATATCCGACTTTATTGCCAAGAAAGAAACCTGCTGGCATAGGGATGGACTTGGGCATCAGGCCATATTTGATGGCAATACCTATCTTGGATGGGGTGGTTTTCAGAAAGAAGGTAATGAGTGGGATTTTGGCTTGGTTTTAAGCCCCACTGCCTTTGGCTACGGCCTTAATCTCACACAAAAATTTCTGAAACAGGCCCGAAAAGATGCCAGAATTCCTTATGTGACCTTCCTGCTTCCTCCGTCACGACGGAAACTGTCCGCCCTTCGAAAATTAGGGGCAGTAGACATTGGAACCATCACTTATGACGGGCAGGAATTTCGGAAATTCAAGATAGAGACAAAATAA
- a CDS encoding 3-hydroxyacyl-CoA dehydrogenase, which yields MTIDPNSETLKVGIVGAGAMGRGIAQVSATGGMQAVIFDTADGAAQGAVDFIGGMIDRAATKGRMSDAEALASKGRLGVANTIEDFKDCDLIVEAIVENIDIKRSVFQQIEKVVSKDTIIASNTSSIRISSIAAACEHKDRIAGLHFFNPVPLMKLVEVINGTDTSKETTDALVVIGKRMGRVPVVVKDAPGFLVNLGGRAYTTEALRIVSEGVAEPHEVDAIMRDACGFRMGPFELMDLTGIDVNFPVSNIIYNGYFQDKRLSTAPLHESMMEAGRLGRKTKAGFYDYDETGALIQPAPKVDIDAEPMRSAYLPEPAPELEQMLRDLGVSVLANDDGVSPILVAPVGEDCTSVIVRLELDPKRTVAVDTLTGVHMHATVMAAPGADDDVVHSVMVAIRKNTNAVTRIKDCPGFVAQRIRAMVANLGCEMAQIGVATPEDIDKGMTLGLNYPQGSIEMVDVMGKENTLIVLEELQGITGEERYRPSLWLRRRALLDLPIHTAD from the coding sequence ATGACGATCGATCCAAACAGTGAGACGTTAAAAGTCGGTATTGTCGGCGCTGGCGCGATGGGCAGAGGGATCGCCCAGGTATCCGCGACAGGTGGCATGCAGGCCGTTATCTTTGATACTGCAGACGGCGCGGCGCAAGGTGCTGTGGATTTTATCGGCGGTATGATTGACCGCGCGGCGACAAAAGGCCGGATGAGCGACGCGGAAGCCCTGGCCTCCAAAGGTCGCCTTGGTGTGGCAAACACGATAGAAGATTTCAAAGACTGCGACCTGATCGTGGAAGCCATCGTTGAAAATATCGACATCAAACGGTCTGTTTTCCAGCAGATCGAAAAAGTTGTCTCCAAAGACACCATCATTGCCTCCAACACCTCAAGTATCCGCATTTCCAGCATTGCCGCAGCGTGCGAACATAAAGATCGCATCGCGGGCCTTCACTTCTTCAATCCAGTGCCTTTGATGAAACTGGTTGAGGTGATCAACGGCACGGACACATCCAAAGAAACAACAGACGCCCTAGTGGTGATCGGCAAACGTATGGGCCGTGTGCCTGTTGTGGTGAAAGATGCCCCTGGCTTCCTTGTGAACCTGGGTGGCCGCGCCTACACAACAGAAGCGCTTCGAATTGTCTCTGAAGGGGTGGCGGAGCCTCATGAAGTGGACGCCATTATGCGCGACGCCTGTGGTTTCCGTATGGGCCCGTTTGAGCTGATGGACTTGACCGGTATTGATGTGAACTTCCCGGTCAGCAACATCATCTATAACGGATATTTTCAGGATAAACGCCTCTCCACCGCGCCGCTTCATGAAAGCATGATGGAAGCAGGACGTCTTGGCCGTAAAACCAAAGCCGGTTTCTACGATTACGATGAAACAGGCGCCTTGATCCAGCCAGCGCCCAAAGTGGATATAGACGCAGAACCAATGCGCAGCGCTTATCTGCCAGAACCAGCACCGGAACTTGAACAGATGCTTCGGGATCTGGGGGTCTCCGTGCTCGCAAATGATGATGGGGTCAGCCCAATTCTGGTGGCCCCGGTTGGCGAAGACTGTACATCCGTTATTGTCCGATTGGAGCTGGACCCGAAACGAACCGTTGCTGTCGATACCCTCACTGGTGTTCATATGCACGCTACTGTTATGGCGGCACCGGGTGCAGATGATGATGTGGTTCATTCCGTTATGGTCGCCATTCGCAAAAACACAAATGCCGTGACCCGCATTAAAGATTGCCCGGGCTTTGTCGCCCAGCGTATCCGCGCCATGGTTGCCAATCTCGGCTGTGAAATGGCACAGATCGGTGTGGCTACCCCGGAAGATATCGACAAGGGCATGACCCTAGGCCTCAACTACCCGCAAGGGTCCATCGAAATGGTAGATGTGATGGGCAAGGAAAACACCCTGATCGTTCTGGAAGAATTGCAAGGCATCACAGGTGAAGAACGGTATCGCCCAAGCCTCTGGCTCCGTCGCCGCGCGCTTCTGGACCTGCCGATCCACACTGCTGACTAA
- a CDS encoding Hsp20 family protein, protein MSVFNSPLLLGFDRFENILEQLAKSGGEGYPPYNIEQMSDTRLRITLAVAGFFKDDLKITLEQNQLIIHGKQMEDPNRVYIHRGIAARQFHRKFVLAEGVTVAGADMDNGLLHIDLNLPIQKNDVTHIEINAKDTGSDMKTIDAPSKTVKT, encoded by the coding sequence ATGTCTGTATTTAACAGTCCCCTGTTACTGGGATTTGACAGGTTTGAAAACATTCTGGAACAGCTCGCCAAGTCGGGTGGTGAAGGATATCCCCCTTACAATATCGAACAGATGTCTGATACCAGACTGCGAATCACCCTCGCGGTTGCGGGATTTTTTAAAGATGATCTGAAGATTACGCTGGAACAGAACCAGCTTATTATTCACGGCAAGCAAATGGAGGATCCGAACCGGGTCTATATACACCGCGGAATTGCGGCACGGCAGTTCCATCGGAAGTTTGTTCTGGCGGAAGGCGTCACCGTTGCGGGTGCCGATATGGATAATGGTCTTTTGCATATTGACCTGAACCTTCCAATACAGAAAAATGACGTGACTCATATCGAGATCAATGCGAAAGACACAGGATCAGATATGAAAACCATTGATGCGCCGTCAAAGACGGTAAAAACGTGA
- a CDS encoding DUF1150 family protein yields MQYQEATLRQISPAALAVLGSMEMAYIREVEEEGMTLYAIYSADGQRLGEEETPEIAMVVARQNDLDAFLVS; encoded by the coding sequence ATGCAGTATCAGGAAGCGACCCTTCGCCAGATTAGCCCGGCGGCGCTTGCTGTCCTTGGATCGATGGAAATGGCTTATATTCGTGAAGTTGAAGAAGAGGGTATGACCCTTTACGCCATTTATTCCGCAGACGGTCAGCGTCTTGGTGAAGAAGAGACACCGGAAATTGCCATGGTGGTGGCCAGACAAAATGATCTGGATGCTTTTTTGGTAAGCTAA
- a CDS encoding M23 family metallopeptidase: MRQTLQSAIKPLLLVSVFLVFGFGAASAQQKRPPKLDIPIKCTLGQDCFIQHFVDMQGGSKAADHRCGFLTYNNHRGTDIRIRTLKDMEAGVPVIAAADGVVGNFRDDIKDHYFSNYPPEKRKEIYKIGLGNAVVLNHGNKWSTFYAHLKEGSVTVKKGQRVRKGDILGFVGLSGVTDFPHLHFDVRHRNRTVDPFTGLEHDKGCGKATFSMWSEMAQRELKYTPTYFVNTGFSETKPKGRQDLESGEKKEKVLNPAAPTMFFWSYYIGSQKEDQVSLRITGPDGRKLKAYNPPRMTKNQISNTFWVGVKRPPAGWRSGTYRGEITVTREGQVFKNESLIVVQ, from the coding sequence ATGCGACAGACTCTACAATCCGCTATCAAACCCCTTCTTCTTGTCTCAGTTTTTCTCGTCTTTGGGTTCGGGGCCGCTTCAGCCCAACAAAAACGTCCACCAAAACTGGATATCCCGATCAAATGTACGTTGGGACAGGACTGCTTCATTCAACATTTTGTGGATATGCAAGGGGGATCAAAAGCTGCGGATCATCGTTGTGGCTTCCTCACCTACAATAATCATCGCGGCACCGATATTCGCATTCGCACCTTGAAAGATATGGAGGCGGGTGTGCCTGTTATCGCCGCGGCTGATGGAGTTGTCGGGAATTTTAGAGATGACATCAAAGATCATTATTTCAGCAATTACCCGCCTGAAAAACGCAAAGAGATTTATAAGATTGGTCTTGGAAATGCCGTTGTGCTTAATCATGGCAATAAATGGTCTACTTTCTATGCGCACTTGAAAGAAGGCTCTGTGACCGTCAAAAAGGGCCAGCGCGTTCGAAAAGGGGATATCCTGGGGTTTGTCGGCCTGTCAGGAGTGACAGATTTTCCACATCTTCATTTTGATGTACGCCATCGCAACAGAACCGTTGATCCCTTTACCGGGCTGGAGCACGACAAGGGCTGCGGGAAAGCTACGTTTTCCATGTGGTCTGAAATGGCTCAAAGAGAGTTAAAATACACCCCGACATATTTTGTAAATACGGGGTTCTCAGAAACAAAACCAAAAGGCAGACAAGATCTGGAGAGCGGTGAAAAGAAAGAAAAAGTTCTGAACCCGGCCGCCCCAACCATGTTCTTCTGGAGCTATTATATCGGCAGTCAAAAAGAGGATCAGGTCAGTCTGAGAATTACGGGGCCAGATGGGCGCAAACTAAAGGCGTACAATCCACCACGCATGACGAAGAACCAGATTTCGAACACTTTTTGGGTGGGTGTTAAACGGCCCCCTGCAGGGTGGCGGAGCGGAACTTATCGCGGGGAAATCACAGTGACCCGGGAAGGTCAGGTCTTTAAGAACGAAAGTCTGATTGTCGTTCAATAA
- the ptsN gene encoding PTS IIA-like nitrogen regulatory protein PtsN: MEIADLISPETVVADLKATSKKQALQELSRRAAEATNCDEREILNVLIERERLGTTGVGHGIAIPHGKLESLDRIHGFFARLDTGINYDAMDDMPVDLIFLLLAPLEGGAEHLKALSRVSRTLRDQERCERLRGTENTDALYAILTEDNMAA; the protein is encoded by the coding sequence ATGGAAATAGCTGATTTAATCAGTCCTGAAACGGTGGTTGCTGACCTTAAAGCGACCAGCAAAAAGCAGGCGTTACAGGAATTGTCACGCCGCGCGGCTGAAGCAACAAATTGTGATGAAAGGGAAATCCTGAACGTTCTCATTGAAAGAGAGCGTCTTGGGACAACCGGTGTGGGGCATGGCATTGCCATCCCCCATGGCAAACTGGAAAGTCTGGATCGAATCCATGGCTTCTTTGCCCGTCTGGACACCGGCATCAATTATGATGCCATGGATGACATGCCGGTTGATCTTATTTTCCTGCTTCTCGCCCCTCTTGAAGGCGGCGCGGAACATCTGAAGGCTCTCTCACGTGTCTCCCGAACGCTTCGGGATCAGGAAAGGTGCGAAAGATTAAGGGGCACGGAAAATACCGATGCCCTCTATGCCATACTCACAGAAGACAATATGGCAGCCTGA
- the hpf gene encoding ribosome hibernation-promoting factor, HPF/YfiA family, with amino-acid sequence MHVIVKGKQVDVGAALTEYIEATLEAHVSKYFDNAIDATVTLSRPTHDFHIECNVHLGSGITVAASANHADAHSCFDSACERIDKQLRRYKRRLKDHHSKERAKAKEQIAAQAYVLAPEPDEEPEDHAANGEWQPMIIAETSQDIPDCSVGEAVMRMDLANVPAMMFHNSGTKGLNVVYRRPDGNIGWIDPKLEQGS; translated from the coding sequence ATGCATGTAATCGTTAAAGGTAAACAGGTAGACGTCGGTGCAGCACTTACAGAGTATATCGAAGCCACTCTGGAGGCACATGTTTCAAAGTATTTTGACAATGCCATAGATGCCACGGTGACACTCAGTAGACCGACCCACGATTTCCACATTGAATGCAACGTCCATTTGGGATCGGGTATTACGGTAGCGGCCTCGGCCAACCATGCAGATGCACATTCCTGTTTTGACAGCGCGTGCGAGCGGATCGACAAACAACTGCGCCGCTACAAACGCCGCCTGAAAGATCATCACAGTAAAGAACGCGCAAAAGCGAAAGAGCAGATTGCTGCTCAGGCTTATGTACTAGCACCTGAACCAGATGAAGAGCCTGAAGATCATGCGGCGAACGGCGAATGGCAACCCATGATTATCGCAGAAACCAGCCAGGACATCCCTGATTGTTCCGTTGGCGAAGCGGTTATGCGCATGGATCTGGCAAACGTTCCAGCCATGATGTTCCATAATTCTGGTACAAAAGGATTAAATGTTGTATATCGGCGCCCTGATGGAAATATCGGATGGATAGATCCTAAACTTGAACAGGGTAGCTAA